Proteins encoded within one genomic window of Thermococcus celer Vu 13 = JCM 8558:
- the tes-int gene encoding tetraether lipid synthase Tes, intein-containing produces the protein MAENVGEVPSGEKEFEQLTRRIRDVIEFPEIGEDEFEKMMRRASRAYGGPLPHRTYSLCPETRRVVPALVWEKDGRVWITKRCPEGMITGLYYESVEQYYRFQKWRYDFKITSSNVENTGANCPLDCGLCSRHRSHTSLINIVLTNRCNLSCWYCFPPDEEAVFKVGNEVSLLKFGDLAKRFSFENKVEIDGFKGEYSTPDDIHVLTFEDGEARWTKVTKFLRRRHEGKILRIRTGTGRTLRVTPEHKVFVHVDGKLVKKRADELKPGDELLSTWRIPESGAPYTIDLIEAFKSLPEEEKEKTYVRGIGGIDLSPLKEEYGDRIYSWKSQDSMPLSAFYKLNVPGEFRLGRDATDYELPSKLEVTPPLARLIGYFVSDGHYTDKDVRITVGHKDVEEEILSILKELKLPHSILEAEGKAKQIVIGSRLVRLVFKYALGIPEKAENKRLPRDFLNYPYEVRAALLSGLLNGDGYVVRGERHLNIGYASVSRGLIRDVLYLLASFGIFARVYEVKKEKVAGANHDLYKVYVAGKDLERLIEVVELGEGHRERLGEVGARKPARITKVSDFYLDPVKSIEEEDYSGYVYDIEVESPGHSFVASDGLLVSNCFFYAKEGQPIYEPTLEQIRMMLRNAKKEQPIGANAVQLTGGEPTLRDDLIEIIRIAREEGYDHVQLNTDGIKLAFEPELVKKIREAGVNTLYMSYDGMTPQTNWKNHWEVPLIFDNVRKAGGPGIVLVPTTIRNVNDHELGAMINFALNHLDIVRGVNFQPISLVGRVPKRERQRFRITIPGAIERIEEQTHGAIAQDDWYPIPIAGHIARFFEVFAGSKYYMTSHYACGAATYAFLDRENKRVVPISRFLDVEGFVEFLESKAEEIEQWKKMGKLRRLKLGAEIFMKFKSFYDDKYAPKGLSVLELIKNAFVHGNYDALGKFHTNALFLGMMHFMDEYNYDVERVERCVIHYAMPDGRIVPFCTFNVIPELYRDKVQAQFSYSWEEWKALHPDWDYRKDKYIRTKEFVEKMKKSELYRKTYIDIEDYLGVMEKH, from the coding sequence ATGGCAGAAAACGTTGGTGAGGTGCCGAGTGGCGAGAAGGAGTTCGAGCAATTAACGAGGAGGATCAGGGACGTAATCGAGTTCCCCGAGATAGGTGAGGATGAGTTCGAGAAAATGATGAGAAGGGCCAGCAGGGCCTACGGCGGCCCCCTGCCCCACAGGACCTACTCTCTCTGTCCCGAGACGAGGAGGGTCGTTCCCGCCCTCGTGTGGGAGAAGGACGGCAGGGTGTGGATAACCAAGCGCTGCCCCGAGGGTATGATAACCGGTCTTTACTACGAGAGCGTTGAGCAGTACTACAGGTTCCAGAAGTGGAGGTACGACTTCAAGATCACGAGTTCCAACGTCGAGAACACAGGCGCCAACTGTCCTCTCGACTGCGGTCTCTGCTCAAGGCACCGCTCCCACACGAGCCTGATAAACATCGTTTTGACGAACAGGTGCAATTTGAGCTGCTGGTATTGCTTCCCCCCGGACGAGGAGGCGGTTTTCAAGGTCGGAAACGAGGTGAGTCTCCTGAAGTTCGGGGACCTTGCCAAGAGGTTCTCCTTCGAGAACAAAGTTGAGATCGACGGGTTCAAGGGAGAGTACTCAACGCCCGATGATATCCACGTCCTGACCTTCGAGGACGGGGAGGCCAGGTGGACGAAGGTAACCAAATTCCTCAGGAGGAGACACGAGGGCAAGATCCTCAGGATAAGAACGGGAACGGGGAGGACGCTGAGGGTCACCCCGGAGCACAAGGTGTTCGTCCACGTGGACGGAAAGCTCGTGAAGAAGAGGGCCGACGAGCTCAAACCGGGCGACGAGCTTCTCTCAACGTGGAGGATCCCGGAGAGCGGTGCACCCTACACCATAGACCTGATTGAGGCGTTTAAATCCCTGCCCGAGGAGGAGAAGGAGAAGACCTACGTCAGGGGCATAGGGGGAATCGACCTTTCCCCGTTGAAGGAGGAATACGGGGACAGGATTTACTCCTGGAAGAGCCAGGACTCAATGCCTTTAAGCGCCTTCTACAAGCTAAACGTCCCGGGCGAGTTCAGGCTCGGGAGGGACGCGACCGATTATGAACTGCCCTCGAAACTTGAGGTCACTCCCCCCCTCGCAAGGCTCATAGGCTACTTCGTGTCGGACGGGCACTACACAGACAAAGATGTCCGCATAACGGTTGGCCATAAGGACGTTGAAGAGGAGATACTATCTATCCTCAAGGAGCTCAAGCTTCCCCACAGCATCCTTGAGGCCGAAGGGAAGGCGAAGCAGATAGTGATCGGGAGCAGACTGGTCCGCCTCGTCTTCAAGTACGCCCTCGGAATCCCTGAAAAGGCAGAGAACAAGAGGCTCCCGAGGGACTTCCTCAACTACCCCTACGAGGTCAGGGCGGCACTCCTCTCAGGCTTACTCAACGGCGATGGCTACGTTGTGAGGGGCGAGAGACACCTGAACATCGGCTACGCCAGCGTCTCCCGCGGCCTGATAAGGGACGTTCTCTATCTACTCGCATCCTTCGGGATCTTTGCGAGGGTCTACGAGGTCAAAAAGGAGAAGGTTGCGGGGGCGAACCACGACCTCTACAAGGTATACGTGGCCGGAAAGGACCTCGAGAGGCTCATTGAGGTAGTCGAACTCGGGGAGGGCCACAGGGAGAGACTGGGTGAGGTTGGGGCGAGGAAGCCCGCAAGAATAACGAAGGTCAGCGACTTCTACCTCGATCCGGTGAAGAGCATCGAAGAGGAGGATTACTCGGGATACGTCTACGACATTGAAGTCGAGAGCCCCGGACACTCGTTCGTTGCCTCCGACGGTCTACTCGTGAGCAACTGCTTCTTCTACGCCAAAGAGGGCCAGCCGATATACGAGCCCACGCTCGAGCAGATACGGATGATGCTCCGCAACGCGAAGAAGGAGCAGCCCATCGGAGCGAACGCGGTTCAGCTCACCGGTGGAGAGCCCACATTGAGGGATGACCTCATCGAGATAATCAGGATCGCAAGGGAAGAAGGTTACGACCACGTCCAGCTCAACACGGACGGAATAAAGCTCGCATTTGAACCGGAGCTCGTTAAGAAAATCAGGGAGGCTGGCGTTAACACCCTCTACATGAGCTACGACGGCATGACGCCCCAGACCAACTGGAAGAACCACTGGGAGGTCCCGCTCATCTTCGATAACGTCAGGAAGGCCGGCGGGCCGGGCATAGTCCTCGTGCCGACCACCATAAGGAACGTCAACGACCACGAGCTCGGGGCGATGATAAACTTCGCCCTCAACCACCTCGACATAGTGAGGGGCGTGAACTTCCAGCCGATTTCCCTCGTCGGGAGGGTTCCGAAGAGGGAGCGCCAGCGCTTCAGGATAACGATACCCGGAGCCATAGAGCGGATAGAGGAGCAGACCCACGGGGCCATAGCCCAGGACGACTGGTATCCCATACCGATAGCGGGTCACATAGCGAGGTTCTTCGAGGTCTTCGCCGGGAGCAAGTACTACATGACCAGCCACTACGCCTGCGGCGCGGCAACCTACGCCTTCCTCGACAGGGAGAACAAGCGGGTGGTGCCGATAAGCAGGTTCCTCGACGTTGAGGGCTTCGTTGAGTTCCTGGAGAGCAAGGCTGAGGAGATAGAGCAGTGGAAGAAGATGGGCAAGCTCCGCAGGCTCAAGCTCGGCGCCGAGATATTCATGAAGTTCAAGAGCTTCTACGACGATAAGTACGCCCCCAAGGGCCTCAGCGTCCTCGAGCTCATAAAGAACGCCTTCGTCCACGGCAACTACGACGCCCTCGGAAAGTTCCACACCAATGCGCTCTTCCTGGGAATGATGCACTTCATGGACGAGTACAACTACGACGTCGAGAGGGTCGAGCGCTGCGTCATCCACTACGCGATGCCCGATGGCAGGATAGTGCCCTTCTGTACGTTCAACGTGATTCCCGAGCTCTACAGGGATAAGGTGCAGGCCCAGTTCAGCTACAGCTGGGAGGAGTGGAAGGCGCTCCACCCCGACTGGGACTACAGGAAGGACAAGTACATCAGGACGAAGGAGTTCGTGGAGAAGATGAAGAAGAGCGAGCTCTACAGGAAGACCTACATCGACATCGAGGACTACCTCGGGGTCATGGAGAAGCACTGA
- a CDS encoding DUF2139 domain-containing protein has protein sequence MLLRDYRFPGRYGPEWGSGGIFGLRYHRGTLYFTLAFEAEAHFVDVKSGEEKVYDFTLLGDAPTSGGDTYNAVETVDEFIYFGGWVHAPAVYRKDRRILFTNKYSHVHAYDTKEGTVKLLWKDSIHHETDWAGEVSDIIYDPYNDRLLLAREDGHANLGVYSLDRKTGKAEALLREPSAKGTVVHDSAFFGVGNNFTEGLREIRALDLITGKWETFRAGESVDGRPYVRPGYGPLASAYNRAFAFVRGGIIAGNPLMGEDFRFFRLFDFYTFYAPFRVNAINTGGGILIAYNAHHDAAYRPDDGFTWATTNTLVGPSVLLYVAPPMVKIVGTFGARVTSIEKMDGKLLVATNSAPNTGSTEATPFDTGNRDITVLDEKILQQRPPTVSFSLPLALPSMAKEMGAGTFGGIPLDGYREPRMILHLSRDNRIRVYEYDLSLPAGEATEETFDVKAGKNVLELDSFGGILSFELEKGDTKGKVRIELR, from the coding sequence ATGCTCCTGAGGGACTACAGGTTTCCAGGCAGGTACGGACCCGAGTGGGGCAGCGGCGGGATATTCGGACTGCGCTACCACAGGGGGACGCTCTACTTCACCCTCGCCTTCGAGGCCGAGGCTCACTTCGTGGACGTAAAAAGCGGTGAGGAAAAGGTCTACGATTTCACCCTCCTTGGGGACGCACCCACGAGCGGCGGGGACACCTACAACGCCGTCGAGACCGTTGACGAGTTCATCTACTTCGGCGGCTGGGTTCACGCGCCGGCCGTTTACCGGAAGGACAGACGGATACTCTTCACCAACAAGTACTCCCACGTCCACGCCTACGACACGAAAGAGGGAACGGTTAAGCTCCTCTGGAAGGACTCCATCCACCACGAGACTGACTGGGCGGGGGAGGTCAGCGACATAATCTATGACCCATATAACGATAGACTTCTCCTCGCGAGGGAGGACGGTCACGCCAACCTCGGCGTCTACTCCCTCGACAGAAAAACCGGAAAAGCCGAGGCCCTTCTCCGCGAGCCCTCGGCGAAGGGAACGGTGGTTCACGACAGCGCGTTCTTTGGGGTAGGGAACAACTTCACCGAGGGCCTCAGGGAGATAAGGGCCCTAGACCTGATAACCGGGAAGTGGGAAACGTTCAGGGCCGGAGAGAGCGTCGACGGGAGGCCGTACGTAAGGCCGGGGTACGGGCCGCTGGCGAGCGCCTACAACAGGGCCTTCGCCTTCGTCCGCGGTGGGATTATAGCGGGCAACCCATTGATGGGCGAGGACTTCAGGTTCTTCAGGCTCTTTGACTTCTACACCTTCTACGCCCCCTTCAGGGTGAACGCGATAAACACCGGAGGCGGGATCCTAATAGCATACAACGCCCACCACGACGCGGCTTACAGGCCCGACGACGGGTTCACCTGGGCCACCACCAACACTTTGGTCGGCCCGAGCGTTCTCCTCTACGTTGCCCCGCCGATGGTGAAGATAGTGGGAACCTTCGGGGCGAGGGTGACGAGCATCGAGAAGATGGACGGGAAGCTCCTCGTGGCGACCAACAGCGCCCCGAACACTGGTTCGACGGAGGCGACACCCTTCGATACAGGTAACCGGGACATCACGGTCCTCGACGAGAAGATACTCCAGCAGAGGCCTCCGACCGTGAGCTTTTCCCTGCCCCTCGCGCTCCCAAGCATGGCGAAGGAGATGGGGGCCGGAACCTTCGGGGGAATCCCGCTGGATGGCTACCGCGAGCCGAGGATGATCCTCCACCTGAGCAGGGACAACCGCATTAGGGTTTACGAGTACGACCTCTCGCTTCCGGCCGGAGAAGCAACCGAGGAGACCTTCGACGTCAAAGCGGGTAAGAACGTCCTCGAGCTCGACTCCTTCGGCGGCATCCTGAGCTTCGAGCTGGAGAAAGGGGATACGAAAGGAAAGGTGAGAATAGAGCTCCGTTAG
- a CDS encoding radical SAM protein, translating into MNIGISKKYVSLSDNTRLLIYTHQAVLIKNGNVRVVNDDATKVLRKCDGTLTVEDLLESISSDPGVQEKILQFLITAEKFGDVIFSDSPVSSSASIEEYEYLTPVHVVFELTENCNLNCAHCYRILDKKPVYIEFEAFKKTIDFLVSRGLVGIEITGGEPTLHPDFLDIVEYAAKRVSMVGILTNGVYLPPGTIERLSKYREKLFFSISLDSHDPEYHDRFRGIPGAWKKTVSNIKQLTSAGYKVRVAMTVTPDNIDHLERTAELAVKLGVKVFSYNPILPFGKAGDVVWSPEDLWKLSAADKRVRKKFKSIIPVIQLEEFDSEGSTKNCGAGWRSCTIGPDLGIRMCVISDSKRDAFGRIDPSDVESTFKEVSDNMMFFYNASSPGPNVCGDCRFLNFCSPCMLRARYVLENGMIHPSECKWAQEVGVENLKRYLGVNLDG; encoded by the coding sequence ATGAATATTGGAATATCCAAAAAATACGTTTCCCTTTCAGATAATACCCGGCTCCTAATCTATACCCATCAGGCCGTGCTAATAAAAAATGGCAACGTGAGGGTCGTTAATGATGACGCCACGAAGGTACTGAGGAAGTGTGATGGTACTCTAACGGTTGAGGACCTTTTGGAATCCATCTCTTCGGATCCGGGGGTACAGGAGAAGATACTGCAATTTCTAATAACTGCGGAGAAGTTCGGTGATGTGATCTTCTCCGATAGCCCCGTAAGTTCATCCGCCAGTATTGAAGAATATGAATATCTAACTCCTGTTCACGTGGTGTTTGAACTCACGGAAAACTGCAATCTCAACTGCGCCCATTGTTACAGGATATTGGATAAAAAGCCGGTTTACATCGAATTTGAAGCCTTCAAAAAGACCATAGATTTTTTAGTCTCCAGAGGGCTGGTGGGTATTGAAATAACGGGGGGAGAACCAACCCTTCATCCAGACTTCTTAGATATTGTGGAATACGCCGCTAAGAGGGTCTCCATGGTGGGTATCCTCACAAACGGTGTTTATCTCCCGCCGGGAACCATCGAACGCCTTAGCAAATACCGGGAAAAACTGTTCTTCAGTATCAGTTTGGATAGCCACGATCCAGAGTATCACGATAGGTTTAGGGGGATTCCAGGAGCGTGGAAAAAGACAGTTTCCAATATTAAACAATTAACATCCGCAGGATACAAAGTTAGGGTTGCTATGACCGTCACTCCCGATAACATAGACCACCTTGAAAGGACTGCAGAACTCGCCGTCAAACTTGGAGTCAAAGTATTCTCTTACAACCCGATACTGCCTTTCGGAAAAGCAGGGGATGTCGTATGGTCTCCAGAGGATCTATGGAAGCTCAGCGCCGCAGATAAGAGGGTCAGGAAGAAGTTTAAGTCAATTATTCCAGTAATCCAACTGGAGGAATTCGATAGTGAGGGCTCCACGAAGAACTGTGGTGCCGGATGGAGAAGTTGCACTATCGGACCCGATTTAGGAATCAGAATGTGCGTTATAAGCGATTCAAAACGGGATGCTTTTGGGAGGATAGATCCCAGTGATGTTGAGTCAACGTTCAAAGAGGTCTCTGACAATATGATGTTCTTCTATAACGCATCATCCCCCGGGCCAAACGTGTGCGGGGATTGTAGGTTCTTGAATTTCTGCTCTCCCTGTATGCTGAGGGCGAGATACGTCCTTGAGAACGGTATGATCCACCCATCGGAATGTAAATGGGCCCAAGAGGTTGGGGTGGAGAACCTGAAAAGATACCTAGGGGTGAACCTCGATGGATAA
- the udg gene encoding type-4 uracil-DNA glycosylase has product MGKEEAMRKLEEKIRTCQRCPLGKLRTNAVPGSGSYDAKVMFVGEAPGYWEDQKGLPFVGRAGKVLDELLEEIGLSRDEIYITNIVKCRPPENRDPTEEEIKACSPYLDRQIDIIRPKVIVPLGRHSMRYILEKFGFEVEPISKIHGKTFEASTLFGKFVIMPMYHPAVALYRPAMREELRKDFQKLKGLLNGF; this is encoded by the coding sequence ATGGGAAAGGAAGAGGCCATGAGGAAACTCGAGGAGAAGATAAGGACGTGTCAGAGATGCCCCCTCGGAAAGCTCAGGACGAACGCCGTTCCCGGTTCCGGGAGCTACGACGCGAAGGTCATGTTCGTGGGGGAGGCGCCGGGCTACTGGGAAGATCAGAAGGGCCTGCCCTTCGTAGGTCGCGCCGGAAAGGTCCTTGACGAACTCCTGGAGGAGATAGGTCTCAGCAGGGACGAGATTTACATAACTAACATAGTGAAGTGCCGTCCCCCGGAGAACCGCGATCCAACAGAGGAGGAGATCAAAGCCTGCTCCCCCTACCTCGACAGGCAGATCGACATAATCCGGCCGAAGGTCATAGTCCCCCTCGGGAGGCACTCCATGCGCTACATCCTCGAGAAGTTTGGCTTCGAGGTCGAGCCCATAAGCAAGATACACGGAAAAACCTTTGAGGCAAGCACGCTCTTCGGGAAATTCGTCATAATGCCAATGTACCATCCAGCGGTGGCCCTCTACCGTCCCGCCATGAGGGAGGAACTTAGGAAGGATTTCCAGAAACTGAAGGGGCTCCTCAACGGCTTCTGA
- a CDS encoding Tfx family DNA-binding protein — protein MSGDSFLTEQQIRILRLRAQGLKQSEIAELLGTSRANVSILERRALRKIEKARNTLLLWEQINSRLSVEVRKGEDIFSVPERLFKRADELGVHVPYSTAEIIAFLVEHAPLKDRIARDDFTLFLDSKNRLRIGEYLANETVESKDGE, from the coding sequence ATGTCCGGCGATAGTTTTCTCACGGAGCAACAGATCAGGATCCTCCGTCTTCGAGCTCAGGGGTTGAAGCAGAGCGAGATAGCCGAGCTACTCGGCACGAGCAGGGCCAACGTGAGCATACTCGAAAGGAGGGCCCTAAGGAAGATAGAGAAGGCCCGGAACACCCTTCTACTCTGGGAGCAGATTAACTCCCGGCTGAGCGTTGAGGTGAGGAAGGGGGAGGACATCTTCAGCGTTCCCGAGAGACTCTTCAAAAGGGCGGACGAGCTCGGGGTTCACGTTCCCTACAGCACCGCCGAGATAATAGCCTTCCTCGTTGAACACGCCCCCCTGAAGGATCGCATAGCCAGGGATGACTTTACGCTGTTCCTTGACTCCAAGAACAGGCTCAGGATCGGCGAGTACCTCGCCAACGAGACCGTTGAATCGAAGGATGGGGAGTGA
- a CDS encoding subtilosin A family bacteriocin: protein MDPHYVVQAPNGKGCAACSICAICLADGPVPDFEGAGIYGLFGLF from the coding sequence ATGGACCCCCACTATGTGGTGCAGGCTCCTAATGGCAAGGGTTGTGCGGCCTGTTCCATCTGCGCCATCTGCCTTGCGGATGGTCCCGTCCCCGATTTTGAGGGCGCCGGGATATACGGTCTCTTCGGTCTCTTTTGA
- a CDS encoding DUF3213 domain-containing protein has product MTVNGEKKLTMLRFRFGNIDWERATAKQYELLKDGRVWRAFLNGYAKNGYVVFDEEALPKEELLESLKEFEPTITEEKHITVAELIESSYSWNNVRESAKS; this is encoded by the coding sequence ATGACCGTTAACGGGGAGAAAAAGCTGACGATGCTCAGGTTCAGGTTCGGGAACATCGACTGGGAGAGGGCGACGGCGAAGCAGTACGAGCTCCTCAAGGACGGAAGGGTCTGGAGGGCCTTCCTCAACGGCTACGCCAAGAACGGCTACGTGGTCTTCGACGAGGAGGCGCTCCCGAAGGAAGAGCTCCTCGAGAGCCTGAAGGAATTTGAGCCCACGATAACCGAAGAGAAACACATAACGGTGGCGGAGCTCATCGAGTCCAGCTACTCATGGAACAACGTCAGAGAAAGTGCAAAATCCTGA
- the speD gene encoding adenosylmethionine decarboxylase, whose product METIGFHYVVEAAGCDPEILGDANRIREIFLEAAKVGKMEIKASYFFKFSPTGVSGMVIVAESHISIHTWPERGYAALDVYTCGTSADPEKAVDYILEQLKARYAHVSEIKRGIEEDDNTFTHMILTWEESLRKNGD is encoded by the coding sequence ATAGAGACGATAGGGTTCCACTACGTGGTTGAGGCCGCGGGTTGCGATCCTGAGATCCTCGGTGACGCTAACAGGATAAGGGAGATATTCCTCGAGGCGGCTAAAGTCGGCAAAATGGAGATCAAGGCGAGCTACTTCTTCAAGTTCTCCCCCACCGGCGTCAGCGGGATGGTCATCGTCGCCGAGAGCCACATCTCCATACACACCTGGCCGGAGAGGGGCTACGCGGCCCTGGACGTCTACACCTGCGGAACGAGCGCCGACCCGGAGAAGGCCGTCGATTACATTCTCGAGCAACTAAAGGCGAGATACGCTCACGTTTCGGAAATAAAGAGGGGAATAGAGGAGGACGACAACACCTTCACCCACATGATACTCACGTGGGAGGAGAGCCTAAGGAAAAACGGGGATTAG
- a CDS encoding PUA domain-containing protein — protein MGGELRYRRASAWEYDLLLREAEKYGELRHHFFAVVEGRFRDVYAVNESLWKGVERIKLKPHSYGTFVGTIKVDENLVEKFYPNVEFFYFVRVERNYAVLTPKAGFLFTTGKDVPRSGVRRYSWQGTKKLVIYDENGVLLGIGRINPGSGRKFILNVTDVGEFIRRKR, from the coding sequence ATGGGGGGAGAGCTAAGGTACAGAAGGGCCTCGGCCTGGGAGTACGACCTGCTTCTGAGGGAGGCGGAGAAGTACGGTGAGCTGAGACATCACTTCTTCGCCGTGGTCGAGGGGAGGTTCCGCGACGTCTACGCCGTGAACGAGAGCCTCTGGAAGGGGGTTGAACGGATTAAACTCAAACCCCACTCCTACGGAACCTTCGTGGGCACGATCAAGGTGGATGAAAACCTCGTCGAGAAGTTCTACCCCAACGTCGAGTTCTTCTACTTCGTCAGGGTCGAGAGGAACTACGCCGTCCTAACGCCGAAGGCCGGCTTCCTCTTCACGACGGGAAAGGACGTGCCGAGGAGTGGTGTGAGGAGGTACAGCTGGCAGGGGACGAAGAAGCTGGTGATCTACGATGAGAACGGTGTTCTCCTCGGCATCGGCAGGATAAACCCGGGGAGCGGGAGGAAGTTCATTCTGAACGTCACGGACGTCGGCGAGTTCATAAGGCGGAAGCGCTGA
- a CDS encoding KaiC domain-containing protein: MVKRVGTGIPGMDEVLHGGIPERNVVLLSGGPGTGKSIFSQQFIWNGLKMGEPGVYVALEEHPVQVRQNMAGFGWDVRKYEEEGLFAMVDAFTAGIGKSKEYEKYIVRDLTDIREFIDVLRTAVKDVGAKRLVIDSVTTLYINKPAMARSVVMQLKRVLAGMGVTSLFVSQISVGERGFGGPGVEHGVDGIIRLDLDEMDGELRRSLIVWKMRGTSHSMKRHPFEITDRGIVVHPDKVLKRKAVVELE, encoded by the coding sequence ATGGTTAAGCGCGTGGGGACAGGGATCCCAGGGATGGACGAGGTACTCCACGGGGGAATCCCCGAGAGGAACGTGGTCCTGCTCAGCGGCGGGCCCGGGACCGGGAAGAGCATCTTCAGCCAGCAGTTCATATGGAACGGTCTCAAAATGGGCGAACCGGGGGTGTACGTTGCCCTCGAGGAGCACCCGGTTCAGGTGAGGCAGAACATGGCGGGTTTCGGCTGGGACGTTCGGAAGTACGAGGAGGAAGGCCTGTTCGCCATGGTCGATGCGTTTACCGCCGGGATCGGCAAGAGCAAGGAGTATGAGAAGTACATAGTCCGCGATCTCACCGACATCAGGGAGTTCATCGACGTCCTCAGGACGGCCGTTAAGGACGTGGGGGCAAAGAGGCTCGTCATAGACTCCGTAACGACTCTCTACATCAACAAACCCGCCATGGCGAGGAGCGTTGTAATGCAGCTGAAGAGGGTTCTTGCCGGGATGGGCGTTACCAGCCTGTTCGTTAGCCAGATAAGCGTTGGCGAGAGGGGCTTCGGCGGACCCGGGGTCGAGCACGGCGTCGACGGGATAATCCGCCTCGATCTCGACGAAATGGACGGCGAGCTCAGGAGGAGCCTCATCGTCTGGAAGATGCGCGGAACGAGCCACTCGATGAAGAGGCATCCCTTCGAGATAACCGACCGGGGAATAGTCGTTCACCCCGACAAGGTCCTGAAGAGGAAAGCCGTTGTTGAGCTTGAGTAA
- a CDS encoding Na+/H+ antiporter NhaC family protein: MSDFGILSLLPPLVAIILAIWTKRVILALFAGVWIGGVMVAGWNPVTGTTQTLDWIVGNAIDDWNVKILLFDFLIGAGVGLIYKSGGAMAIGRALTSRVRTSRGASLMGWLLGVLVFFDDYTNTIIVGNTMRPITDRTRVSREMLAYIDDSTAAPVAGLALVSTWIGYEVGLIGDAFKDLNVDYGAYAAWLHSVPFRFYSIFAIILVFLVAFTHRHYGPMLHAELRARKEGKVLRDGAKPLMTTEVDLGMPKENGSVHVFIWPILTLIFVTLYGMWYTGGGSKTYATDGLMGVLGNSDAALALLWGSFAMVVVAFILVLGMRLMTIEEAEDAIVRGMKQMVIANTILLLAWSIKSATDAVGTAPYVVDLAKSAGVGGSWVPLIVFLISMFISFTTGTSWGTFSIMLPIAIPLAYGVTGNVGPEVFASIGAVFAGGIFGDHCSPISDTTIMSSMFSGSDHIDHVTTQVPYAVTAASVGIVLYLLFGIGLYSWPVLLLLGLGLLIGAHYVLSEWYGGKYGVPHGKVPVYVAEE; the protein is encoded by the coding sequence ATGTCAGATTTCGGAATACTGTCTCTGCTGCCACCGCTGGTGGCCATCATACTGGCGATATGGACGAAGAGGGTTATCCTGGCCCTGTTCGCCGGCGTCTGGATTGGAGGCGTCATGGTCGCAGGCTGGAACCCCGTTACCGGAACCACACAGACCCTCGACTGGATCGTTGGAAACGCCATCGACGACTGGAACGTCAAGATACTGCTCTTCGACTTCCTCATAGGAGCGGGCGTTGGACTGATATACAAGTCCGGCGGGGCGATGGCGATAGGTCGTGCCCTCACGAGTCGCGTTAGGACCAGCCGCGGCGCTTCCCTGATGGGATGGCTCCTCGGTGTGCTCGTGTTCTTCGACGACTACACCAACACCATCATCGTCGGCAACACCATGAGGCCCATAACCGACAGGACGCGGGTCTCGAGGGAGATGTTAGCGTATATAGACGACTCCACGGCCGCCCCCGTCGCGGGCCTCGCCCTGGTCTCGACGTGGATAGGCTACGAGGTGGGCCTGATAGGGGACGCCTTCAAGGACCTCAACGTTGACTACGGTGCCTACGCCGCCTGGCTCCACAGCGTTCCCTTCAGGTTCTACTCGATATTCGCGATAATCCTCGTCTTCCTGGTGGCGTTTACCCACAGGCACTACGGCCCGATGCTCCACGCGGAACTCCGCGCGAGGAAGGAGGGGAAGGTCCTCCGCGACGGTGCCAAACCGCTCATGACCACGGAGGTTGACCTCGGAATGCCGAAGGAGAACGGCAGCGTCCACGTCTTCATCTGGCCTATACTGACGCTAATCTTCGTCACACTCTACGGCATGTGGTACACCGGCGGGGGAAGCAAGACCTACGCCACCGACGGACTGATGGGGGTCCTCGGAAACTCCGACGCTGCCCTCGCTCTGCTGTGGGGAAGCTTTGCCATGGTCGTCGTGGCCTTCATCCTGGTGCTGGGAATGAGGCTCATGACAATAGAGGAAGCCGAGGACGCGATAGTCCGCGGGATGAAGCAGATGGTCATCGCCAACACGATCCTGCTGCTCGCATGGAGTATCAAGAGCGCCACCGACGCCGTCGGAACGGCTCCGTACGTCGTCGACCTCGCCAAGAGCGCCGGCGTTGGCGGAAGCTGGGTGCCGCTGATAGTGTTCCTCATCTCCATGTTCATCTCCTTCACAACGGGGACCAGCTGGGGAACCTTCAGCATCATGCTGCCCATAGCCATACCGCTCGCCTACGGAGTCACCGGTAACGTCGGCCCCGAGGTCTTCGCCAGCATCGGTGCCGTCTTCGCGGGCGGTATCTTCGGCGACCACTGCTCCCCGATAAGCGATACAACGATTATGAGTTCGATGTTCAGCGGTTCGGACCACATAGACCACGTCACCACCCAGGTGCCGTACGCGGTAACCGCGGCCAGCGTCGGTATAGTGCTCTACCTTCTCTTTGGCATAGGCCTCTACAGCTGGCCCGTGCTCCTCTTACTCGGCCTCGGGCTCCTCATCGGCGCCCACTACGTCCTTAGCGAGTGGTACGGGGGGAAGTACGGGGTCCCCCACGGCAAGGTCCCGGTGTACGTGGCCGAGGAGTGA